The Ziziphus jujuba cultivar Dongzao chromosome 12, ASM3175591v1 sequence AAACAAAGAGATTCAATAAACTATTATACTTTATTCCAATTATTCAACTACCTCGAATGTCTaaaccatgcttttttttttttataaaaaaagattgGAAAATGTCAAATgaagacctttttttttaatattttggtgtaaaacacaaaataaataaataaataaataaatgaatggagtgatattttattttgaaggtGAAATTGACAGCAAACCCAATATTTCATCCCACCCAACTCAACGGCAAATAACTTTCTCTCCAACTATACAGTACACTACTACCCCTACGtggaaaacatgaaaaatatcaGTGGAAGTTATGAAAGGCACGTGGGTTGACTTTCCCGATGAAAGTATCGACGTGGCACAATTTgggaataaaatacaaatacgTGGGAGCATCGGAATCATTTTCGGACCCTCAGAATCATCGAAGTGATTCCATAGTCCTCACTGAATATTCGCCCACCGATTCATTCGCCAACAATTTTGGGGAACGTGTACTGAATTTACCAAAATGCCTCTCTCTTACCAATTCCACTAAATGAATTAATGAACCGACCTTTTTGAGTTTGGTCAAAATTGTCTGTGCCAATTATTCTTCTATCTTTACCCGGCTCTTAGGTCCTTATCAGAAAAAAGCTATTATTAATTTGTACGTATATTCTACAATTCCAATCCAACCCAAAGTCATTAGGAAAATATTGCTTACGCTGTTCGGCTATAGATAATTTTGAAAAGCAGTGATACATGACATTTGTATATAGATTTTgttttctatatatacataataatatttttttattattttttttttttgttgctaaacctatatatacataacattttacatataattcctcaacaatatatgaaaGTCTCTGAGTTAAGCCAGCTATGGttcaaaaataccaaatgattATTGATAGCTGAGATGATTAGGAAGGACATAATGGTAATTTAACTCTAAGAAACTTTGCTGAAGAATCAAGAATCTTTtaccaagtccaagcaatggGGAAAAAAATACCCCCAGTTTGAGCACACTGGACGACACCTCCAACTCGAAAGTCAATGCTATTTTGCACAACTTGTTGGCCATTCATTCATGCCACCAAACGTTGAAACTTTCGCTTGTAAAAATCACTTGCCGCCAAAAACTTTAACCTTCCACGTCCTTAAATTCCACTCCTCTAAGCCCAGTAGCCGCAGTGAAAGGGCAAAGACTCGGCGGATGTACAGAGATATGAAAATCAGAAGCTCAAAAACATGCCTTTTTTAATATGCAAAGGGCAACCTATGGCGATTACAGTTCTCCAAGTCACAGTCAAAAATACGAAACAaaataactcttttttttttatttaacttttatttgCATCTTAGATCATCCTGTATTGCTTCATAAACCTTCCCAATAATTTTATACTATATCCTAGTCTAGAAGAAAATTCCACgcaaaaaaaagggttaaaaaaaaaaaaaaaagagttttaatTTAGACAACTTTTTGGCATTATATAAGTTCAGCCAAAAACATCTTCGACAACCCATCTTTGTTTTTTCTGCCATAAAAGAGTGGGGAAGGTATGAACTGGAGGCATTAGTCTAGAGAGACCCTGAATACTACTACGGGGTAAACCGTATTTAGTGCTTCTCCAAATCTGATATCTaaattcttcatcttcaacCATCCAATATGGAAGTGGAAAGCACTACCAAAGAAACTGAGAGTCAAAAGTTTGCTCTTCCGGTGGACTCGGAACACAAGGCCACTGAATTCAGATTATTCTCGGTGGCCAAACCCCATATGCGTGCATTCCATCTGTCTTGGGTTTCATTCTTTTCATGCTTCGTCTCCACTTTTGCCGCACCTCCCCTCATTCCAATCATACGTGATAACCTTAATCTCACAGCAACAGATATTGGCAATGCAGGGATTGCATCGGTGTCAGGTGCAGTCTTTGCCCGAGTTGCCATGGGGACTGCCTGCGACCTGTTTGGACCACGTCTGGCCTCTGCTTCACTCATCCTCCTCACTGCTCCTGCAGTTTACTTCACTGCAATGGCTTCTTCTCCCGTCAGTTTCCTCCTCGTGAGGTTTTTCACAGGCTTCTCACTGGCCACTTTCGTGTCGACCCAGTTCTGGATGAGCTCTATGTTTTCTGCTCCTGTAGTCGGCACTGCCAATGGTGTTGCGGGTGGATGGGGCAATCTAGGCGGTGGCGCAACGCAGCTGATCATGCCGGTTGTATTTTCCGTCATCCGTGACGTTGGAGCTGTCAAATTTACAGCTTGGAGGATTGCGTTTTTCATACCTGCCCTTTTTCAAATGTTATCAGCATTTACCATATTGATCTTCGGCCAGGATATGCCGGATGGGAACTTCTATGGCCTGAAGAAATCTGGAGACAAACCGAAAGACAAATTCTCAAATGTATTTTACCATGGTGTCACAAACTACAGAGGGTGGATTCTAGCACTGACTTATGGATACTGCTTTGGGGTAGAGCTGACAATTGACAACATAATAGCGGAGTACTTCTATGACAGATTCAATTTGAACCTTCATACTGCTGGAATGATAGCGGCGAGTTTTGGGTTAGCAAATGTGGTTTCAAGACCTGGTGGAGGCATTCTCTCGGATCTAGTCGCTAAGAGGTTCGGGATGAGGGGACGATTGTGGGCTTTGTGGCTTGTGCAAACTATAGGAGGTGTGCTCTGTGTGATTCTTGGACTGGTGGGATCGTTAAGTGCATCGATTGTGGTGATGATTTTATTCTCTATGTTTGTCCAAGCTGCCTGTGGACTTACTTTTGGGGTGGTTCCTTTTGTCTCTCGAAGGTACATACCCTACAATTACTTTTTGCTTGGCTAAGTTTTTGATAAATCATTGCTGTTCTGTTTTCTAGTTCTTTTTTCCGGGACAAAATTTGTTAAAAGTCTTCTATCTTGCAAAATTACAAGTGCATCTTCGAACACACAACCAATTCTTAAAGAACtgtgtcccaaaaaaaaaaaaaaaaaaaaagaaaaaaaaaaaagggcaaagcAATATTATGTAGTCTGTTATTTAGGATTATTGTACTTTCCAATAAGGCATTCAGTAGCTAAGATGATTTGTTACTCAAAAAGAACCCCATACTCTTAAACTTTTACAATTAGAAAGCGACATGTATGGAATAGACAAAGTACAAAAACAAGCAACCTAAAACTATTCCAATTTGAAGAGGTCAACGATATTAATGTCCAAAGAGATGATTAACAGTATATGCAACCAAATCATGAGTTGAGTTAATGTTCATTTGATTAACAATTTTGGTTTCTCTAAGTCCGGATGAAAAGCTAAAAATTCTAGtcatttaacttttaatttgttacatgGATGTCATCTGAAGGATGAAGCCCAAAGTCtatataatttctaaaaaactTACAATGTTTTTTAGCATTTGCTTATTAGGAATCACGTAACCATACATACACACAAGAGTTGGTCAAACATATTCATACttcatgaaatatatatattacccaaagtatttaatttttacctgtttcatcaatatatttttccatttttcaggTCACTGGGGGTGATATCTGGTATGACAGGCGGTGGAGGAAATGTAGGAGCAGTTCTGACCCAACTAATCTTCTTCAAAGGATCCAGATACTCAAAAGAAAGAGGTATAACTCTGATGGGTATTATGATCATATTCTGTAGCCTCCCAATAGCTCTTATATACTTCCCGCAATGGGGTGGGATGATTTGTGGTCCATCATCTGAAAAGAAAACCACAGAAGAGGAGTATTACATGTCTGAATGGACTGcaaaggaaagagagaaaggtTTTCATGAGGCAAGCATGAAATTTTCTGAGAACAGCAGAAGTGAAAGAGGCAGGAAGGTGGATTCCGTAACCAGGCCCGATGAGGCCTTACCTTAAGTTTGTTTTTAACTAGTTCATGAACGGGCTAAACTTTCTACAAACCCCACTTTCTCATTATGCAagcaatatatgtttatatatagctTTTGAATCAatgtatgtttatatatagCTTTTGAATTCAGACCTTCTTTAACTTTATGAAACTATTCATAATGGTGTTGAAGATTGCAAGTTGTCAAATCAAACCTCTCCCCACCTCTCCTGTAAGTAAAAGCATCCATATATGTGTGGCATTTAGTTTCTAAGCTAGTAGAATTAATGTGTATTTATAAAGATATGAAATGTTGAACAATATTGCTCATTATATTGCTTTCCAAGAATAATCATCTCAACAACCACACATTAGGCCAGTAAGCCTCTAGTTAATTGGGCTGAACTGAAAGGTCTTCTTTGTCCTGAGAAGTAAGAGAAAAATTAGCCATCAAAGCAATTtcacttaaaattttatatttttggccaCGCTTACTTGAAAGCtttcatgtttttttattacttgAGGCATTTACATTGCTCCTATGCATAccgataattttcaaaaaacatgAAAGCTTTCGAGTAAATGTggccaaaaatataatttatcaagTGAAATTTCTTTGATGGGCTAATGATTCCAATACAAGATTATACTAATAGCAATACCAAACATAGAAGATGGTTGTAATTTTGGACGGTGGATGGGCTTTTTGATTTCTCGCTGGTTGTTCAACAAAGTAAAACCCATTTTTGGCACAGAAAACACAGTAGATACAAATttcagaaacaaaaacaaaatgataacaatgaaaaaaaaaaaaaaaaaagaaaaaaaaatcctaagctTCTCTAAAATTAACGAGAATGCAAGTAAAGTTGACACATGGCTTTGCACATGCAACATGCCTCGTGCTAATCAAATCCATAATCATAGATAAACCCTCGTGTTCCAGCTCCCAGACAGCCCATTGAGGAATATTTTGCTGCTTTATCAGAAACCTCCacaattgaaccaaaaaaactACAAGGAATTTAGAATATCAACcatattaataaataacaaaaacaaaaatccaattcaaggtttttttcttgtttaaaaaaaaaaaaagaaaaaaagctcaTCCATGTTGGTTTTCGGGTTTAGTTCTGGCACGGGCCATGTTATTTTGGAGTTGAGAATGGTTGTTGAATCGGGCCTAGCTCAGTATCTAATCTAAAGTAAGTAATATACGTAGAAACAgaaatttttcacttttttctctAATGTACATAATTATTGAAATGGCTCTACATTACGAACACTTGTATAAAAGGTGTTACAGAAATAAGCTTTCTGAGACAGAAAGAGAGAAATCAAAAAGGTTTGCAGAGAGAGACACTAACTCAATTTCACAACTCATTAAGCTTTTTTATGAAttgggttttatttgttttttaattttcaggAGTAGGCGTGCGCATCTAGACCCTTAAAAAGGATTAGGATGCGGTGGTCGGTGCACGCACCCAGCATATCCCAACACTACCCCTGTACCTTAACCACCGTCAcagccaccaccaccatcacaaGCACCTTTTGACACTTCCACCTAACTCAAAAAGATGGGGGTTGCACCCATTCCAATTGGGTCTGTCTCCAAACTGTATtctgtatatttatatgtacaaataattTTGGTATATAGTGAATTTACATGTATACAAATATAGACAGTGTCTCTCCccggaaaaatattaaaattttcatatagatTATATGTAATTAGTATTATGGGCACGCATGCCAAGACCACCATAACaaaattgtatatgtatatatttaaaaaaatggtttGCTCGTGAATGATTAATACTTGCTAATAGCCATTAGCTAGAGTTTTTTACAGCATGCTCTGTCATGAATGAAGGGAATAATGCTTTTAACAATTGAGTGAACCATATGGTTGGTGCGGGATGAATGCTCGCATTCAGTTTGCAGGTATTACTTTTGACTTTTGAGAGACATTCGCTTTAGTATggtttttattactattttctgATCCAAGATACTTTCAATTTGATTGTCGAAGTTCATGTACTCctgaaatatattaaaattcatatataaagaTAATATTTTTGACACACAACTTTCATAAATGTTCAATATAAGTACAAGTCATAAAATGGTCAAAGTACCTTGTTTCTTTACATAAAATTGTTGTTTAAAAGGCTACATCCAATAAAATCATCGATTCGTACAAGTGACGATTGTTAAATACAGATGACAATTATAGATGCATCCAATGGCTAAGTATTTATCctcatttaaataaacaaagaatctgggcaagaaaattattttatatataatatcctaGGAAGTTGTTTACATTGTTAATAGTGATAACTATACTTGgatattttcaacttttcatgattttataatttaatattcttaattttttgatttaacAATTCaagctttgatttttttaatttgttataatttgaattttatttgacttttaactacagaatttaactaatatttgttatattaattttcaaactataaaatattaaaactatttttaatattttacattttaatatctaccgtttgttaaaaaaataaaaaataaaatgttaaaatgattataatattaaattatatcaaatttcaaattagaagatattaagaatttaaatttttaaaattaattttaaaattttatatttttaatattttttattttaaaatttgatacaaTTTAATATCAATCATTTAAAATGGTTTTTAAACTCTATAAATCAAAAgtaaacaaagttaaaattgtaataaactaaaaaaatatctaaattgttaaattaaaaaaattaagaatctaAAATACAAAACTCTAAAATTTGAaagtatgaaaaatataattgatcgtgttagtatatatgtttatgatGTCGAAGGTATGAAAAATGTAATCAATccttgttaatatatatatgtttagaaatttgattgatcttctcttttctttttgttaaataatGGACTCTAATCcgtgaattttaaaattcaaatatacggTTAAAGATGGAACAGAGTCtataaaaccttttcacaaattaaaaaactaatgatTCTTGTTAAAAGTGCACAATCTCACAATATGGGCATCATTCAGTCCCCTACCTCAAAGTCAGTGTCATGGTTCATTCTTTGACTAAAATAGCTCAAGCTTGTGCTGTAACTTTGGGAA is a genomic window containing:
- the LOC107428580 gene encoding high affinity nitrate transporter 2.5, which codes for MEVESTTKETESQKFALPVDSEHKATEFRLFSVAKPHMRAFHLSWVSFFSCFVSTFAAPPLIPIIRDNLNLTATDIGNAGIASVSGAVFARVAMGTACDLFGPRLASASLILLTAPAVYFTAMASSPVSFLLVRFFTGFSLATFVSTQFWMSSMFSAPVVGTANGVAGGWGNLGGGATQLIMPVVFSVIRDVGAVKFTAWRIAFFIPALFQMLSAFTILIFGQDMPDGNFYGLKKSGDKPKDKFSNVFYHGVTNYRGWILALTYGYCFGVELTIDNIIAEYFYDRFNLNLHTAGMIAASFGLANVVSRPGGGILSDLVAKRFGMRGRLWALWLVQTIGGVLCVILGLVGSLSASIVVMILFSMFVQAACGLTFGVVPFVSRRSLGVISGMTGGGGNVGAVLTQLIFFKGSRYSKERGITLMGIMIIFCSLPIALIYFPQWGGMICGPSSEKKTTEEEYYMSEWTAKEREKGFHEASMKFSENSRSERGRKVDSVTRPDEALP